Proteins encoded in a region of the Anopheles aquasalis chromosome 2, idAnoAquaMG_Q_19, whole genome shotgun sequence genome:
- the LOC126569588 gene encoding nuclear RNA export factor 1 — MSRNFRRGRGSRNQLGERNFYEAPQTFVDHDDRGERNNDRRGRNNTVRRVSFKPSGNGAGGRGKVSRAMQQLVRSHLNREEDEAMRGDMFDSDLRTHIGSNNNNNNRNRTNRGRRSGSPLPRGAGNTNLRKKLVPTQNSWYEVRIPYGQKYEKEFVLRSIQQAISPQFFIPLYYKAAESSVTFYVEDFATAEAIQKLDRKIATPDGRKMILLVRSNHPVFQVNDQLKERMKQAMVKRYNPVTKALNLEKFHADPDLSDIFCALFRPQIILVAIDIIAEHIPELEALNLNDNKLYMLDHLRSMATKIPNIKILYMAKNRIPYINTLDSLKALKLVELNLEENPLKQRYEDQTIYVSEIRKRFPKVIKLDNIDLPPPISFDVEDESKFPSSKASFLCDASGADLVRQFLEQYFVIFDSNNRQMLLEAYHEHAMFSLTVNTYHQNNQQKLAAYMHGNRNIKHKTDLDSRCRSLKQGRLQVVSYLSELPPTKHDPQSFAVDLTLFTPQLLLLTVTGVFKERKPNNNNEMIRSFQRSLVIVPSGGGFCIRNEMMHINGATRLQEEKSFKDATGFAVTPAPSLASTPAVSPLPAASAPDDNTKLQMVQALATQSTMNLDWSRRCLEETNWDYQRAEFAFGELQKQNRIPPEAFIKN, encoded by the exons ATGTCGAGAAACTTCCGGAGAGGTCGCGGCAGCCGCAATCAGCTAGGAGAGCGTAACTTCTACGAAG CACCCCAAACGTTCGTGGACCACGATGACCGTGGCGAGCGCAACAATGACCGGCGTGGTCGGAACAACACGGTTAGGCGCGTCAGCTTCAAACCCTCCGGGAATGGGGCGGGAGGTCGGGGTAAAGTGTCCCGCGCCATGCAACAGCTTGTGCGTAGCCACCTAAACCGCGAGGAGGACGAGGCGATGCGGGGCGACAtgttcgattccgatttgCGCACTCAcatcggcagcaacaacaacaacaataaccgtaaccgaaccaaccgtgGACGACGCAGCGGATCACCGCTGCCACGCGGTGCCGGGAACACCAACTTGCGGAAGAAACTCGTTCCCACACAGAACAGCTGGTACGAGGTGCGAATACCGTACGGGCAAAAGTACGAAAAAGAGTTTGTGCTCCGCTCGATCCAGCAAGCGATCAGCCCACAGTTCTTCATCCCACTCTACTACAAGGCGGCCGAATCGAGTGTTACGTTTTATGTGGAAGACTTTGCTACGGCCGAAGCCATCCAGAAGCTGGATCGCAAGATCGCAACTCCGGACGGGCGAAAGATGATTTTGTTGGTGCGCAGCAACCATCCGGTGTTTCAGGTGAACGACCAGCTAAAAGAGCGCATGAAGCAAGCGATGGTTAAGCGCTACAACCCGGTGACCAAGGCGCTAAACCTGGAAAAGTTTCACGCGGATCCGGATCTGAGTGACATTTTCTGTGCCCTATTTAGGCCACAGATCATTCTCGTGGCTATCGACATTATCGCCGAACACATTCCCGAGCTCGAAGCGCTCAACTTGAATGACAACAAGCTGTACATGCTGGATCACCTGAGATCGATGGCCACTAAAATCCCGAACATAAAAATACTGTACATGGCCAAGAACCGG ATACCGTACATCAATACGCTCGACAGTTTAAAGGCACTCAAGTTGGTGGAACTGAACCTAGAGGAAAACCCACTGAAGCAGCGCTACGAGGACCAAACAATCTACGTCAG TGAAATTCGTAAACGATTCCCGAAAGTGATCAAGCTG GACAACATCGATCTACCGCCCCCAATAAGCTTCGACGTGGAGGATGAATCAAAATTTCCTTCCTCAAAAGCTTCGTTTCTGTGCGACGCAAGCGGGGCCGATCTGGTGCGACAGTTCCTGGAACAATATTTCGTCATTTTTGATTCCAACAACCGACAGATGCTGCTGGAAGCGTATCATGAGCATGCCATGTTCTCCCTCACGGTCAACACGTATCATCAGAATAATCAGCAAAA ATTGGCGGCATACATGCATGGCAATCGTAACATCAAGCACAAAACCGATTTGGACTCGCGATGTCGTTCCCTCAAGCAGGGGCGGTTGCAGGTCGTTTCGTATCTTTCGGAACTCCCTCCCACCAAGCATGATCCACAGTCGTTTGCGGTGGATTTGACGCTTTTCACG CCTCAACTTTTGCTGCTCACCGTGACGGGCGTGTTTAAGGAGCGTAAacctaacaacaacaatgaaatgATCCGTTCATTCCAACGTTCGCTTGTCATTGTTCCGTCCGGTGGAGGATTTTGCATTCGCAACGAGATGATGCATATCAACGGTGCTACCCGTCTGCAGGAGGAGAAGTCGTTCAAGGATGCCACCGGTTTCGCCGTTACCCCGGCTCCATCCCTGGCTTCAACGCCGGCCGTATCACCGCTCCCGGCCGCCAGTGCACCAGACGATAATACGAAACTACAGATGGTACAGGCGTTGGCCACGCAGAGCACGATGAATCTGGACTGGAGCCGGCGGTGTCTGGAGGAAACGAACTGGGATTATCAGCGGGCCGAATTTGCGTTTGGCGAACTGCAGAAACAGAATCGGATACCACCAGAAgcatttattaaaaattaa